A DNA window from Stutzerimonas stutzeri contains the following coding sequences:
- the hisS gene encoding histidine--tRNA ligase, whose product MSKSLQAIRGMNDILPAQTPIWRYLESTFAQLLDSYGYSEIRLPILEFTDLFARGIGEGTDVVDKEMYTFLDRNEESLTLRPEGTAGCVRAVLEHGLTGGGQVQKLWYTGPMFRYEKPQKGRYRQFHQIGVEVFNQPGPDVDTELIVLTARLWKQLGLSDAVTLQLNSLGSSEARARYRDALVVYLQQRFDQLDEDSQRRLKTNPLRILDSKNAQTQALLADAPTLHDYLDDESRAHFDGLKARLDAAGIAYEINPKLVRGLDYYGRTVFEWVTDKLGAQGTVCAGGRYDGLISQFGGKPTPGVGFAMGVERLVLLLETLELVPDALSPVPHAYICAFGEAAELAALALAERLRDELPGLRLLVNAGAGSFKSQFKKADKSGARFALILGEDELAGRVVGCKPLRDDTEQQSIAWDALPERLAACLEQV is encoded by the coding sequence TTGAGCAAGTCCCTGCAAGCCATTCGTGGCATGAACGACATCCTGCCTGCGCAGACTCCGATCTGGCGCTACCTGGAAAGCACTTTCGCGCAATTGCTAGATAGCTACGGCTACAGCGAGATTCGCCTGCCGATTCTTGAGTTCACAGATCTGTTTGCACGTGGTATCGGTGAAGGCACCGACGTCGTCGACAAGGAGATGTACACCTTCCTCGATCGTAACGAGGAGTCGCTGACCCTGCGTCCGGAAGGCACGGCTGGTTGCGTGCGCGCTGTGCTCGAGCATGGGCTGACCGGCGGCGGGCAGGTGCAGAAACTCTGGTACACCGGCCCGATGTTTCGCTACGAAAAGCCGCAGAAGGGCCGCTATCGCCAGTTTCACCAGATCGGCGTGGAGGTTTTCAATCAGCCGGGGCCGGATGTCGACACCGAACTGATCGTGCTAACGGCGCGCCTGTGGAAACAGCTCGGCCTCTCCGATGCCGTGACGCTACAACTCAATAGCTTAGGTTCCAGTGAAGCCCGCGCCCGTTACCGTGATGCGCTGGTCGTCTACCTGCAGCAGCGCTTCGATCAACTCGACGAAGACAGCCAGCGGCGTCTGAAGACCAATCCCCTGCGCATTCTCGATAGCAAGAACGCCCAGACTCAGGCACTGCTGGCTGACGCGCCGACGCTGCACGACTACCTCGATGACGAGTCGAGAGCGCATTTCGATGGGTTGAAAGCCCGTCTCGATGCGGCGGGTATCGCCTACGAAATCAATCCAAAGCTGGTGCGTGGCCTGGACTACTACGGCCGTACCGTTTTCGAGTGGGTCACAGACAAGCTCGGTGCTCAGGGCACGGTCTGTGCTGGCGGGCGCTATGACGGTCTGATCAGCCAGTTCGGTGGCAAGCCGACGCCGGGCGTTGGGTTCGCCATGGGCGTCGAGCGTCTAGTGCTGTTGCTGGAAACACTCGAACTGGTGCCGGATGCACTGAGCCCGGTGCCACACGCTTATATCTGCGCGTTCGGCGAGGCCGCAGAGCTGGCAGCGCTGGCCTTGGCCGAACGCTTGCGCGATGAGCTTCCGGGCCTGCGCCTGCTGGTCAACGCTGGGGCCGGCAGCTTTAAGAGCCAGTTCAAGAAGGCCGATAAGAGCGGCGCACGTTTCGCACTGATTCTGGGTGAGGACGAACTTGCCGGGCGCGTGGTAGGTTGCAAGCCGCTACGCGACGACACCGAACAACAAAGCATTGCCTGGGATGCTCTACCCGAGCGTCT